One Streptosporangium sp. NBC_01495 DNA window includes the following coding sequences:
- a CDS encoding FxsB family cyclophane-forming radical SAM/SPASM peptide maturase: MSELIQIAEPHRKEWPEVGLDVTRLHAEGWRPLPFSQFVVKIHERCNLACTYCYMYEMADQSWRGRPMTMADETVEALARRISEHVDAHDLPAIDILLHGGEPLMAGPDMIDRFVRTVRGAVAGGVDVRFTVQTNGLLLDEPMLDMLLAHRVRVGVSLDGGMEANDRSRKYRNGRGSYSNVARAVELLRSDRYRPSFGGILCTIDLRNDPVECYEALAEFSPPTIDFLLPHGNWTTPPPAQDGSGLTPYADWLIQLYEHWRGSSQKTKIRFFQNIFRLLLGGPSTLESIGLLPVRIIVVDTDGSLQQGDSLKSAFSGAPETGLNVFEHNFDTALTHPAVIARQIGVSALSATCQECTIRDICGGGFYTHRYRSGSGFLNPSVYCGDLLRLITHIRQDMRRELLADSAASDA; the protein is encoded by the coding sequence GTGTCAGAACTGATCCAAATTGCAGAGCCGCACCGCAAAGAATGGCCAGAGGTCGGCCTGGATGTGACGAGGCTGCACGCCGAGGGCTGGCGGCCACTGCCGTTCAGCCAGTTTGTCGTCAAAATTCATGAGCGCTGCAATCTGGCATGCACGTACTGCTATATGTACGAAATGGCAGACCAGTCGTGGCGGGGACGGCCGATGACGATGGCCGATGAAACGGTCGAGGCGCTTGCCAGGCGAATTTCCGAGCACGTCGATGCACACGACTTGCCGGCCATTGACATCCTCCTTCATGGGGGCGAGCCGCTGATGGCCGGCCCTGACATGATCGACCGTTTCGTGCGCACCGTGCGCGGCGCCGTCGCGGGCGGAGTCGATGTGCGATTCACCGTGCAGACGAACGGCCTGCTACTCGACGAGCCGATGCTCGACATGTTGCTCGCTCACCGTGTTCGCGTCGGGGTCAGTCTGGACGGCGGCATGGAGGCGAACGACCGGAGCCGTAAATACCGCAATGGTCGGGGTAGCTATTCGAACGTGGCGCGCGCGGTGGAGCTTCTTCGCTCTGACCGGTATCGACCGTCCTTCGGCGGCATTCTCTGCACAATCGACCTGAGAAACGACCCGGTAGAATGCTACGAGGCGCTGGCTGAATTTTCGCCGCCGACCATTGACTTCCTGCTTCCGCACGGGAACTGGACGACCCCGCCACCTGCCCAGGACGGTTCCGGTCTCACGCCGTACGCGGACTGGTTGATCCAGCTCTACGAACACTGGCGGGGGAGCTCGCAGAAAACCAAGATACGTTTCTTTCAAAATATTTTCCGGCTGCTGCTGGGCGGCCCCAGCACCTTGGAATCCATTGGACTCTTACCGGTCCGGATCATCGTCGTCGACACCGACGGCAGTCTGCAGCAGGGCGATTCGCTGAAATCGGCTTTCTCGGGAGCCCCCGAGACCGGGCTGAATGTGTTCGAGCACAACTTCGACACAGCCCTGACTCACCCGGCGGTGATAGCCAGACAGATAGGCGTCTCGGCCCTTAGCGCGACGTGTCAAGAATGCACGATCAGAGACATCTGCGGCGGCGGATTCTATACACACAGATATCGCAGTGGGTCAGGTTTCCTCAACCCATCGGTATATTGCGGCGATCTGCTGCGACTGATCACGCATATTCGGCAGGACATGAGACGAGAGCTTCTTGCGGACAGCGCAGCGTCAGATGCCTGA
- a CDS encoding GNAT family N-acetyltransferase: MPAKAGERAMTGVRISPVRPDDAAGILRVHLAAFQDTYSKVPGVDGKALARFVRDDLAPRKKLEWETKAHGKGLFVARSDQQVVGFCEVTRDKAGATLSGLYILPNSQSRGLGRQLMERALNDLPRPVTVTLHVAQDTPAVGFYKKSGFEATEVIPTPKPLRDAGITLPLIGMKLELP; the protein is encoded by the coding sequence GTGCCCGCCAAGGCGGGTGAACGCGCCATGACCGGTGTACGGATAAGCCCGGTACGGCCCGATGACGCGGCAGGCATATTGCGTGTCCACTTGGCCGCCTTTCAAGACACCTACTCCAAGGTGCCAGGGGTGGACGGCAAAGCTCTCGCCAGGTTCGTCAGAGATGACCTCGCGCCGCGCAAGAAGCTTGAATGGGAAACAAAGGCGCATGGCAAGGGCTTGTTCGTGGCTCGATCCGACCAGCAGGTCGTCGGGTTCTGTGAGGTGACGCGCGACAAAGCCGGGGCAACGCTCAGCGGCTTGTACATCCTGCCCAACAGCCAATCCCGCGGACTCGGACGGCAACTGATGGAAAGGGCCTTGAACGACCTTCCCCGCCCTGTGACCGTGACTCTTCATGTGGCACAGGACACGCCCGCGGTCGGGTTCTACAAGAAGTCCGGTTTCGAAGCCACCGAGGTCATCCCGACTCCGAAACCGCTACGCGATGCGGGTATCACTCTCCCTCTGATCGGTATGAAACTCGAACTACCGTAA
- a CDS encoding S8 family peptidase, whose amino-acid sequence MVAVAGPAAAAVPPASTPPSPPASRAAAKPPVEKTFTLLTGDVVRLRTSADGSATGEVVKDVAPLGDITFQRMTGGLYALTGETVRQIAAGKLDRELFNLTKLAEYGYDDAHTKQLPVITTYKDTQARAAVPSAPKGTSRKRTLTSVKGQALAVDKSRTTDAWAALKGGDTQKVWLDGRVKASLDVSVPAVGAPAAWSAGLTGRGVKIGVVDTGIDRDHPDFAGRIAASQSFVPGSSSAMDDNGHGTHVASIAAGSGAASDGKYRGVAPDAELVVAKALDAGGSGANSDIIAGMEWAANQGAKVINISLGGLATDGTDPLSQAVNRISEATGALFVVSAGNDGTAESPYWIGSPGAADQALTVGSVAKTAPYERSYFSSWGPRVGDNAVKPEITAPGAEIAAARADGSTLGGDVGNPRYQSMSGTSMAAPHVAGGAALLAQQHPDWNRGQIRDRLVSTANPGKEGEVTREGAGMMDLAQATTGGLSATGTLNLGMMRPPYKTATGTVTLRNTGTEAVRATLGLTLSTMDAKMVEATPFEPGEAVTVTPSAVDVPAGGTVTVTVTVNPEALELGASYGFLEARHGDTVVRTTLGWTKDAERAPLKVRGIDRTGTPAHTTCCSLLSLMDLETGQDWLGLYDHGSAYFIGLGYDPMLLLGRRYALMTNISDWTAEEPYFKVSESIAGEPELLMDGPRELVFDMRKARRVEYPTRQPTEAVDRMSVGWSRRVGTPGHDIGVIGQTFHGGTGPAEVYVLPGTTKATTGTFTMGFGTQLVAPALTMKVTGPRAPKLRPAYPLEHSGACYVVLRCTATFRSSGAYQVVDAGKGSPAELAAAGVRGKLALVDETLAIDEWGTVTPLDQVVADAVAAGAAGVLVAVADSGPARRAMEKPATVPVAVLTHDEGERLGAAAARGRTTVETGGEPVSPFLYALSHTVKDKMPTDTVFETEPRNLATITARYRADTPGTLYRVDSITSNNLITGITKVVAPFTRTEYVSPGMRRQYVSQTNGLHEENSREYAAGTRVTEDYFSAPIAPGPTSPETLTALSYAQWGYGYITLNLFPLRIGNGYHYLPQWPQSTIRYLKDGDVLCETAYLSSCTVQSPTPGRHRIELDTQQSFRPLSPSSRTAWEFAVRFDSDGSAGNEAGEILPMVDVRYDVELNPNNTVRAGSKYSIKLLPGYQPGYSGSDRFGVRAWVSSDDGAKWTDLGSRKVRDGKTAEYEVGAPRNGEFVTLRVQATDSAGNSIDQTITRAWKVERR is encoded by the coding sequence ATGGTCGCGGTCGCCGGGCCCGCCGCGGCTGCCGTACCCCCCGCCTCCACGCCACCGTCGCCCCCTGCCAGTCGGGCCGCCGCCAAGCCGCCGGTGGAGAAGACCTTCACTCTGCTGACCGGTGATGTGGTCCGGTTGAGAACCTCGGCCGACGGCAGCGCGACCGGTGAGGTCGTCAAGGATGTCGCGCCCCTGGGCGACATCACCTTCCAGCGGATGACCGGAGGTCTCTACGCGCTGACCGGCGAGACGGTCCGCCAGATCGCCGCGGGCAAGCTGGATCGCGAGCTGTTCAACCTGACCAAGCTCGCCGAGTACGGCTACGACGACGCGCACACCAAGCAGTTGCCGGTCATCACCACCTACAAGGACACGCAGGCGCGGGCCGCGGTGCCCTCCGCGCCGAAGGGCACGTCACGCAAGCGGACGCTGACCAGCGTCAAGGGCCAGGCGCTGGCGGTCGACAAGAGCAGAACGACCGACGCGTGGGCGGCGCTCAAGGGCGGAGACACGCAGAAGGTCTGGCTGGACGGCCGGGTGAAGGCGTCGCTGGACGTGAGCGTGCCCGCGGTCGGCGCGCCTGCCGCCTGGTCGGCGGGGCTGACCGGCAGGGGCGTGAAGATCGGTGTGGTGGACACCGGCATCGACCGGGACCACCCGGACTTCGCCGGCCGGATCGCCGCGTCGCAAAGCTTCGTGCCCGGCTCCTCCTCCGCGATGGACGACAACGGGCACGGCACGCACGTCGCGTCGATCGCGGCGGGGTCCGGCGCGGCATCCGACGGCAAGTACCGGGGCGTCGCGCCGGATGCCGAGCTGGTGGTCGCGAAGGCGCTCGACGCCGGAGGCTCCGGCGCCAATTCCGACATCATCGCCGGGATGGAATGGGCGGCGAACCAGGGCGCCAAGGTGATCAACATTAGCCTGGGCGGCCTCGCGACCGACGGGACCGATCCGCTGTCGCAGGCGGTCAACCGGATCTCGGAGGCCACCGGCGCCTTGTTCGTCGTCTCGGCGGGCAACGACGGCACCGCCGAATCGCCGTACTGGATCGGCAGCCCGGGGGCCGCGGACCAGGCGCTGACCGTGGGAAGCGTGGCCAAGACCGCCCCGTACGAGCGCAGCTACTTCTCCAGCTGGGGCCCGCGGGTGGGCGACAACGCGGTGAAGCCGGAGATCACCGCGCCGGGGGCGGAGATCGCCGCCGCCAGGGCGGACGGCTCGACGCTCGGAGGTGACGTCGGCAATCCCAGATACCAGTCGATGTCGGGCACCTCGATGGCCGCGCCGCACGTGGCCGGCGGCGCCGCGCTGCTGGCGCAGCAGCACCCGGACTGGAACCGCGGTCAGATCCGCGACAGGCTGGTCAGCACGGCCAACCCCGGCAAGGAAGGCGAGGTGACCCGGGAGGGCGCCGGCATGATGGACCTGGCCCAGGCCACGACCGGCGGCCTGAGCGCGACCGGCACCCTGAACCTGGGCATGATGCGGCCTCCGTACAAGACGGCCACCGGGACGGTGACCCTGCGGAACACCGGCACCGAGGCGGTGCGTGCCACCCTGGGGCTCACGCTGTCCACGATGGACGCAAAGATGGTCGAGGCGACCCCGTTCGAGCCCGGCGAAGCCGTCACGGTGACCCCGTCGGCGGTGGACGTGCCGGCCGGCGGCACCGTCACGGTGACGGTGACGGTCAACCCGGAAGCTCTGGAACTCGGGGCGTCCTACGGCTTCCTCGAGGCACGACACGGTGACACGGTGGTGCGGACCACGCTGGGCTGGACCAAGGACGCCGAGCGTGCCCCGTTGAAGGTCCGCGGCATCGACCGCACCGGCACCCCGGCGCACACGACGTGCTGCTCGTTGCTGAGCCTGATGGACCTGGAGACCGGCCAGGACTGGCTCGGCCTGTACGACCACGGCTCGGCGTACTTCATCGGGCTCGGCTACGACCCGATGCTGCTGCTCGGCCGCCGGTACGCCCTGATGACCAACATTTCGGACTGGACCGCCGAGGAGCCGTACTTCAAGGTGTCGGAGAGCATCGCCGGTGAGCCGGAGCTGCTCATGGACGGACCTCGGGAGCTGGTCTTCGACATGCGAAAGGCCCGGCGCGTGGAATACCCCACCCGGCAGCCGACGGAGGCGGTCGACCGGATGAGCGTGGGCTGGAGCCGGCGCGTCGGAACTCCCGGCCACGACATCGGCGTGATCGGGCAGACCTTCCACGGCGGCACCGGCCCGGCCGAGGTCTACGTGCTGCCCGGCACGACCAAGGCCACCACCGGCACCTTCACGATGGGATTCGGTACGCAGCTCGTCGCTCCCGCCCTGACCATGAAGGTCACCGGCCCGCGGGCGCCCAAGCTGCGCCCCGCCTACCCGCTGGAGCACTCCGGCGCCTGCTACGTCGTCCTGCGGTGCACGGCCACGTTCCGGTCATCCGGGGCGTACCAGGTGGTGGACGCGGGCAAGGGCAGCCCGGCGGAGCTGGCCGCGGCCGGCGTCCGGGGCAAGCTGGCGCTGGTCGACGAAACCCTCGCCATCGACGAATGGGGCACGGTGACGCCGCTCGACCAGGTGGTGGCCGACGCCGTGGCGGCGGGCGCGGCCGGTGTGCTGGTCGCCGTGGCCGACTCCGGACCGGCCCGGCGCGCCATGGAGAAGCCGGCCACGGTGCCGGTGGCGGTGCTCACCCACGACGAGGGTGAGCGGCTGGGCGCGGCCGCCGCCAGGGGCCGGACCACCGTGGAGACCGGCGGTGAACCGGTCTCTCCCTTCCTGTACGCCCTGTCCCACACCGTCAAGGACAAGATGCCGACGGACACCGTCTTCGAGACGGAGCCGAGGAATCTGGCCACCATCACGGCCCGCTACCGCGCGGACACCCCCGGCACGCTGTACCGCGTCGACAGCATCACTTCCAACAACCTGATAACGGGAATCACCAAGGTCGTCGCTCCGTTCACCCGCACCGAGTACGTCTCGCCGGGCATGCGCCGGCAGTATGTCAGCCAGACGAACGGGCTCCACGAGGAGAACTCGCGCGAGTACGCGGCCGGTACCCGCGTCACCGAGGACTACTTCTCCGCGCCGATCGCACCCGGGCCCACGAGCCCCGAAACCCTGACCGCGTTGTCATACGCGCAATGGGGGTACGGCTACATCACGCTCAACCTGTTCCCGCTCCGGATCGGCAACGGGTACCACTACCTGCCTCAGTGGCCGCAATCGACCATCCGGTACCTGAAGGACGGCGACGTGCTGTGCGAGACGGCGTACCTCAGCAGTTGCACCGTGCAGTCGCCGACACCTGGCCGGCACCGGATAGAGCTCGACACCCAGCAGTCGTTCAGGCCGCTGTCCCCGTCAAGCCGTACGGCCTGGGAGTTCGCCGTCCGGTTCGACAGTGACGGCTCGGCCGGGAACGAGGCCGGCGAGATCCTGCCCATGGTCGACGTGCGCTATGACGTGGAGCTGAACCCGAACAACACGGTCCGGGCCGGGTCGAAGTACTCGATCAAGCTGCTTCCCGGTTACCAGCCCGGATACAGCGGATCGGACAGGTTCGGCGTACGCGCCTGGGTCAGCAGTGACGACGGGGCCAAATGGACCGACCTGGGCAGCCGCAAGGTCAGGGACGGCAAGACGGCCGAGTACGAGGTCGGCGCGCCACGCAACGGCGAGTTCGTGACCCTGCGGGTGCAGGCCACCGACTCCGCCGGTAACTCGATCGACCAGACCATCACCAGGGCCTGGAAAGTCGAACGGAGGTAG
- a CDS encoding tetratricopeptide repeat protein, which translates to MSANQPAACPVPIGLAAPQPLSNTLAIITHAIATHLVEGNAASLPTFNTWPPDDLRILTAASWNRLDACTEEFGDVPADLASSLWFQVDKVCHDSDSLTTPELRAASDLLLRLGYPKRAAKILGMSGTKAGAHRFSPQLAREEMSVLLRFHSDSDELDQIALNVAADERIDAYARLMLANFVVVRNGKRGTDTPEAHQAAELGKKALASIDDTESATYLAEHTWLRAVAYLPFLKSDAKATLALLDRAEECLALGRPSHGALRLLAWEDHATPLYETLTKTHLVFGRPEQAVAATDRLVELEPNDRRTWNARGRALAAAGRIDEALYAFERTLPLGGIAVAEAAFYLGWIYEQQGKSDLARDHYLLSQRVDPTVDVVDERLKTLQK; encoded by the coding sequence ATGTCCGCGAACCAGCCCGCCGCCTGCCCCGTACCCATCGGCCTCGCGGCCCCCCAGCCGCTCTCCAACACGCTCGCGATCATTACGCACGCCATCGCCACGCACCTGGTGGAGGGAAACGCCGCCTCGTTGCCGACCTTCAACACCTGGCCACCCGACGATTTGCGCATTCTCACCGCTGCCAGCTGGAATCGCCTGGACGCCTGCACCGAAGAGTTCGGCGATGTGCCCGCCGACCTGGCGTCGAGCCTCTGGTTCCAGGTCGACAAAGTGTGCCATGACAGCGACTCCCTCACGACCCCCGAATTGCGGGCCGCCAGCGATCTGCTACTCCGCCTGGGATATCCGAAACGAGCGGCCAAGATCCTCGGCATGTCCGGGACGAAGGCCGGCGCTCATCGCTTCAGTCCGCAGCTGGCCCGCGAGGAGATGTCCGTTCTCCTCAGGTTTCACTCTGACTCGGACGAGCTTGACCAGATCGCGCTGAACGTGGCAGCGGACGAGAGAATCGACGCGTACGCGCGTCTCATGCTGGCGAACTTCGTCGTGGTGCGCAACGGCAAGAGAGGGACCGACACCCCGGAGGCGCACCAAGCGGCGGAGCTGGGCAAAAAGGCGCTGGCGTCCATCGACGACACGGAGTCGGCCACATATCTCGCCGAGCACACCTGGCTGCGCGCGGTGGCCTACCTCCCTTTCCTCAAGTCGGACGCCAAGGCCACGCTCGCGCTGCTCGACCGCGCGGAGGAGTGTCTCGCTCTTGGACGGCCCTCTCATGGGGCGTTGCGCCTCCTGGCCTGGGAGGATCACGCCACGCCCTTGTACGAAACACTGACGAAGACTCACCTCGTCTTCGGCCGGCCAGAGCAGGCCGTCGCGGCGACGGACCGATTGGTCGAACTCGAGCCGAACGATCGCAGAACATGGAACGCGCGCGGGCGGGCCCTCGCCGCGGCGGGGCGCATCGACGAGGCGCTGTACGCGTTCGAGCGCACGCTGCCGTTGGGAGGCATCGCGGTCGCCGAAGCGGCCTTCTACCTGGGCTGGATCTACGAACAGCAGGGCAAGTCGGACCTCGCTCGTGACCATTATCTGCTGTCTCAACGTGTTGATCCCACAGTCGACGTGGTGGACGAGCGGTTGAAGACCCTCCAGAAATGA
- a CDS encoding ATP-binding protein: MSTRPPYDSSDRPPAKAARSAAGKRVVSPTLVGRVEELATLVAAVTGPPAVVSIEGEAGVGKTRLVSELLGRPEVAGRRALLGRCHRFRESFPLGPVIEAVRGIGDELRGMRLSGVAGALRPLLPELAEMLPTAPDPLDDRMAERHRVFRGLADVLVAVSPAVLVLEDLHWAEEQTTDFIAYLLGSPPPGLTVVLTYRGEEVSAAVRASTVRLPPGTSQAHLVLAPLDQGETGALATAILDTERVSEEFAHYLWERTAGLPFAVEEVLALVRERGSLVRRGDRWTRRVLEELEVPRGVRDSTLERIARLPADAHRLAEAAAVLHTPVALSVLLSVAEDAGRIEGLAEAVGSGLLIEDGEAFGFRHTLAAQAVYETLSGPRRRELHGRAADALRALDPVLLGQVAHHLKHADRLAEWAAAAEQAAGQAVALGHEDEAVRLLAEVVRHAPMTGERRGQVAVRLGWAALDTLRAREVVPLLDHALDDDLAGPVRGELRFLMALALGQAGQDSARQRELFMAAIDDLQDRPDLRAWALVGLGVTPRPNEPIRENVRWLSRALELVDEVDDRLLEVFVLGKAGSVFLDIGDPAWRDVTDRMLKITGGSPQQRREANAHCSVGISACYAGHFDMAESMLSSGLRASAVQQNRRLEVMLRSGLTLVRYCRGSWNGLRGDVDDLLADVAHYAPSLMDVELAGGNLNLAYGAVDQADEQLRRVTELAVEIGAYEVVPAAAGGWARARLALGDTQGALHCVQLLLHELDRWGCWPSAGWALPSAVEVWAAAGEYGEARRFTERVERELRHLDAPLASAALCYARGVLDGRADDFLTAAVKYQNASAPYEAARASERAAGLLLDGGDPRGGSVLRDAVAVYERLGASWDHGRAAGVARWHEVALPARHRGGRQGYGARLSPRERQVAELAAHGRTNKEIAQALFVSAKTVEKHLAAVMRKLSARSRTELERLLEDAASKDGGFPNS, translated from the coding sequence GTGAGTACGAGACCCCCGTATGACTCGTCGGATCGCCCGCCCGCGAAGGCGGCGCGGAGCGCCGCTGGGAAGCGAGTCGTATCGCCGACCCTGGTCGGGCGCGTCGAGGAGCTGGCGACGCTGGTGGCGGCGGTAACCGGTCCGCCCGCGGTGGTGTCGATCGAGGGCGAGGCCGGGGTCGGCAAGACCAGGCTGGTGTCGGAGCTGCTCGGCCGGCCCGAGGTCGCCGGCCGCCGGGCACTGCTGGGCCGGTGCCACCGGTTCCGTGAGTCGTTTCCGCTGGGCCCGGTGATCGAGGCGGTGCGCGGCATCGGGGATGAGCTGCGGGGGATGCGTCTCAGCGGAGTGGCCGGAGCGTTGCGGCCGTTGTTGCCGGAGCTGGCGGAGATGCTGCCGACCGCACCCGATCCGCTGGACGATCGGATGGCCGAGCGTCACCGGGTTTTCCGGGGGCTGGCGGATGTCCTGGTGGCGGTTTCGCCGGCGGTGCTGGTGCTGGAGGACCTGCACTGGGCGGAGGAGCAGACCACCGATTTCATCGCTTATCTGCTGGGCAGTCCGCCGCCTGGGCTGACGGTGGTGCTCACGTACCGGGGTGAGGAGGTCAGCGCGGCGGTGCGGGCGTCGACGGTCAGGCTGCCGCCCGGTACGAGCCAGGCCCATCTCGTGCTGGCACCGTTGGACCAGGGCGAGACCGGCGCTCTGGCGACCGCGATCCTGGACACCGAGCGGGTGTCGGAGGAGTTCGCCCACTACCTGTGGGAGCGCACCGCCGGACTGCCGTTCGCGGTGGAGGAAGTGCTGGCTCTGGTGCGTGAGCGCGGTTCGCTGGTACGCCGCGGTGACCGCTGGACCCGCAGAGTGCTGGAGGAGCTCGAGGTTCCCCGGGGGGTCCGGGACTCGACGCTGGAACGGATCGCCCGGCTGCCGGCCGACGCTCACCGGCTGGCCGAGGCCGCAGCCGTGCTGCATACCCCCGTCGCGCTATCGGTCCTGCTGTCCGTCGCCGAGGACGCGGGTCGAATCGAGGGCCTGGCGGAAGCCGTCGGCTCCGGCCTGCTGATCGAAGACGGCGAGGCGTTCGGGTTCCGCCACACGCTGGCGGCCCAGGCGGTCTACGAGACCCTGAGCGGTCCTCGCCGGCGTGAGCTGCACGGCCGGGCAGCCGACGCGCTGCGGGCCCTCGACCCCGTTCTTCTCGGTCAGGTGGCCCATCACCTCAAGCACGCGGACCGGCTCGCCGAGTGGGCCGCGGCCGCGGAACAGGCGGCGGGGCAGGCCGTCGCGCTGGGACACGAGGACGAGGCCGTCCGCCTGCTCGCCGAGGTCGTACGGCATGCGCCGATGACGGGCGAGCGGCGCGGCCAGGTCGCGGTGAGGCTCGGGTGGGCCGCACTGGACACGCTGCGTGCGCGGGAGGTCGTCCCGCTGCTGGACCACGCTCTGGACGACGACCTGGCCGGGCCGGTGCGCGGAGAGTTGCGGTTCTTGATGGCCCTCGCCCTGGGCCAGGCGGGCCAGGACTCGGCCCGGCAGCGGGAGCTGTTCATGGCCGCGATCGACGATCTCCAGGACCGCCCGGATCTGCGGGCGTGGGCGCTGGTGGGCCTGGGCGTCACGCCTCGTCCGAACGAACCGATACGTGAGAATGTGCGGTGGCTGAGCCGCGCACTCGAACTGGTCGACGAGGTCGACGACCGGCTGCTCGAGGTGTTCGTGCTGGGCAAGGCTGGTTCCGTCTTCCTGGACATCGGGGACCCGGCGTGGCGTGACGTGACCGATCGCATGCTGAAGATCACCGGTGGCTCCCCTCAGCAGCGTCGCGAGGCGAACGCCCATTGTTCGGTTGGTATCTCCGCCTGTTACGCAGGCCATTTCGACATGGCCGAATCAATGCTCAGCAGCGGGCTGCGCGCTTCGGCCGTGCAGCAGAACCGGCGGCTCGAGGTCATGCTCCGCAGCGGACTCACGCTGGTGCGGTATTGCCGCGGTAGCTGGAACGGATTGCGCGGCGACGTCGACGACCTCCTCGCCGACGTCGCCCACTACGCGCCGAGCCTCATGGATGTCGAGCTGGCCGGCGGCAACCTCAACCTGGCGTACGGCGCGGTGGACCAGGCGGATGAGCAGCTGCGGCGGGTCACCGAGCTGGCGGTGGAGATCGGGGCGTACGAGGTCGTGCCGGCGGCGGCCGGCGGATGGGCACGGGCCAGGCTGGCACTTGGTGACACGCAAGGTGCGCTCCACTGTGTCCAGTTGCTGCTGCACGAGCTCGACAGGTGGGGTTGCTGGCCCTCGGCCGGCTGGGCGCTGCCGTCGGCCGTCGAGGTGTGGGCGGCGGCCGGCGAGTACGGTGAGGCGCGGCGGTTCACCGAGCGGGTGGAGCGAGAGCTCCGCCACCTGGACGCGCCGCTCGCCTCCGCCGCCTTGTGTTACGCCCGGGGTGTGCTGGACGGCCGTGCCGACGACTTTCTGACGGCGGCCGTGAAGTACCAGAACGCGTCCGCCCCGTACGAGGCGGCAAGGGCGAGCGAACGCGCGGCCGGCCTGCTGCTCGACGGCGGCGACCCGCGGGGCGGCTCGGTGCTGCGAGACGCCGTGGCCGTCTACGAGCGGCTCGGCGCGTCATGGGACCACGGCCGGGCGGCCGGCGTCGCCCGGTGGCACGAGGTCGCCCTCCCGGCCCGCCATCGTGGTGGGCGTCAGGGCTACGGCGCGAGGCTGTCCCCCCGCGAGCGTCAGGTGGCGGAGCTGGCCGCCCACGGGCGGACCAACAAGGAGATCGCACAGGCGCTGTTCGTCTCGGCCAAGACGGTGGAGAAGCACCTCGCCGCGGTGATGCGCAAGCTCTCGGCCCGCTCACGCACGGAGCTGGAGCGCCTGCTGGAAGACGCGGCGAGCAAAGATGGGGGATTCCCCAATAGCTAG
- a CDS encoding MFS transporter — translation MTAIHQTSPSLWRNRNFVLLWIGSGVTILGSRASSIALPLLVLAQTGSPVQAGWVALAGVLPDLLFYLPAGPLVDRWDWRRVMLLSELGRGLAICALVLFLVFGTPGIALIIAVSFIEGTLGVFYRLAERLSIPSIVPADQVMSALAGNETRTQSAMLLGRSLGGFLFSLGRAVPFVVDAISYAVSVGTLLSMRVTTRRSAHERRHVLREMVEGLTWVRRDPFFRATVVTTVGVGILVHALILTFMASAQQNGTSPFLIGVTLSMPGIGGVIGGVVAATFFRRFNFPLVLAQMWSWVGAMAIPLLGVGILPMTVTLLIVGFVGSVGNVAMSTYLVQQTPAHLLGRVSSVALMALFVGNAVGPLCGGFLSERVGVDVTVLILFAGMLLLAIWATTVPAVRRTSIFPAESAV, via the coding sequence ATGACGGCCATCCACCAGACGTCCCCCTCCTTGTGGCGGAACAGGAACTTCGTCCTTCTCTGGATCGGATCCGGGGTGACCATCCTCGGCAGCCGGGCCTCCAGCATCGCGCTCCCCCTGCTCGTTCTGGCACAGACCGGTTCGCCCGTGCAGGCGGGATGGGTGGCGTTGGCCGGGGTGCTCCCCGATCTCCTGTTCTACCTTCCGGCGGGCCCCCTGGTCGATCGGTGGGACTGGCGGAGGGTGATGCTGCTGTCCGAGCTCGGACGGGGGCTGGCCATCTGCGCCCTTGTCCTCTTCTTGGTCTTCGGGACTCCGGGCATCGCCCTCATTATCGCGGTTTCCTTCATCGAAGGAACCCTGGGCGTTTTCTACCGCCTGGCCGAGCGGCTCTCCATCCCATCGATCGTGCCCGCCGATCAGGTCATGAGCGCCTTGGCTGGGAACGAAACACGCACCCAGTCCGCCATGCTGCTGGGCCGGTCGCTGGGCGGCTTTCTTTTCAGCCTCGGACGAGCTGTCCCCTTCGTCGTCGACGCGATCTCCTATGCTGTCTCGGTCGGGACGCTGCTGTCCATGCGGGTGACCACCAGGCGGTCGGCTCACGAGCGACGGCATGTTCTGCGGGAAATGGTCGAAGGGCTCACCTGGGTGAGACGCGATCCGTTCTTCAGAGCCACCGTCGTTACGACGGTGGGTGTGGGCATCCTCGTGCACGCGCTGATTCTCACCTTTATGGCAAGTGCGCAGCAGAACGGGACGTCACCGTTTTTGATCGGTGTGACGCTGTCGATGCCGGGAATCGGAGGGGTGATCGGCGGAGTCGTCGCGGCCACGTTCTTCCGGCGCTTCAACTTTCCGCTGGTCCTCGCACAAATGTGGAGCTGGGTCGGCGCGATGGCCATCCCACTGCTGGGCGTCGGCATCCTCCCGATGACGGTCACCCTGCTGATCGTCGGATTCGTCGGCTCTGTGGGGAACGTGGCCATGAGCACCTACCTGGTTCAGCAGACGCCCGCACACCTGCTGGGTCGGGTATCCAGCGTCGCGCTCATGGCCCTGTTCGTCGGCAACGCGGTGGGGCCTCTCTGCGGCGGTTTCCTCTCGGAGCGCGTGGGCGTCGACGTCACCGTGCTGATCCTGTTCGCGGGAATGCTCCTCCTCGCCATCTGGGCCACCACCGTTCCCGCCGTTCGTCGAACGTCGATCTTCCCGGCCGAATCCGCCGTCTGA